A genomic stretch from Fimbriimonadia bacterium includes:
- a CDS encoding ATP-dependent zinc metalloprotease FtsH: MLPIGLALAFWFFIFRPAQQSGNQALSFGRSRARRLGENVPKTTFADVAGVEEAKQELSEIVDFLRNQKKYVAVGAKIPKGVLLLGPPGCGKTLLARAVAGEAGVPFFHISGSDFVEMFVGVGAARVRDLFETAKAHRPSLIFVDEIDAVGRQRGAGLGGGHDEREQTLNQLLVEMDGFDPNIGVILLAATNRPDVLDPALLRPGRFDRQVVVDAPDQLGREAILKVHAKGKPLAEDVDLSVLAKRTSGMTGADLANVLNEAALLAARKDQTEIRMQNVEEALDRVIAGPERSSRVMDPKEREVVAYHEAGHAIVGEMMEHGDRVYKITILPRGMSLGSTWMLPDRDRHNRSRSELLDMITGLLGGRIAEDLVFNETTTGAREDLQRVTELARAMVCEYGMSEKLGTLTFGRRHGNPFLGRDIMEDRNFSEDVARAIDQEVREIVDSCHRRATEILTANRDKLDELVKALLEKETIGREEFLAILKGAVTPEGTRVEERLAGTESPVTKQDSEPEDASVRIKQGRPGLEPGPA; the protein is encoded by the coding sequence ATGCTGCCGATCGGCTTGGCCCTCGCCTTCTGGTTCTTCATCTTCCGACCGGCTCAGCAGTCGGGGAACCAGGCCCTTTCGTTCGGTCGAAGTCGAGCGCGGCGATTGGGGGAGAACGTTCCCAAGACCACCTTCGCCGACGTTGCGGGCGTGGAAGAGGCCAAGCAGGAACTCAGCGAGATCGTCGATTTCTTGCGCAATCAGAAGAAGTACGTAGCCGTCGGTGCGAAAATCCCTAAGGGCGTGCTGCTGCTCGGCCCTCCAGGTTGCGGAAAGACTCTCCTCGCACGTGCGGTAGCTGGCGAAGCGGGCGTCCCGTTCTTCCACATCTCCGGCTCCGACTTCGTCGAGATGTTCGTGGGTGTCGGCGCCGCGCGAGTCCGGGACCTGTTCGAGACGGCCAAGGCGCACCGACCCAGCCTCATCTTCGTGGACGAGATCGATGCCGTGGGACGCCAACGTGGCGCGGGCCTCGGTGGTGGACACGACGAGCGAGAGCAGACCCTGAACCAGCTCTTGGTAGAGATGGACGGCTTCGACCCGAACATCGGAGTGATCCTGCTAGCTGCGACCAACCGCCCCGACGTGCTGGACCCGGCACTGCTTCGTCCCGGACGCTTCGACCGCCAGGTGGTAGTGGACGCGCCGGACCAACTCGGGCGCGAGGCCATCCTGAAAGTGCACGCGAAGGGCAAGCCTCTCGCGGAAGATGTGGACCTGTCCGTGCTCGCCAAGCGAACGTCCGGCATGACCGGCGCGGACCTCGCGAACGTCCTGAACGAAGCTGCGCTGCTGGCAGCCCGCAAGGACCAGACCGAGATCCGGATGCAAAACGTGGAAGAAGCGCTGGACCGAGTGATCGCCGGTCCCGAGCGCTCCAGCCGCGTGATGGACCCGAAGGAGCGCGAGGTGGTCGCCTACCACGAGGCGGGCCACGCCATCGTCGGGGAGATGATGGAACATGGGGACCGCGTGTATAAGATCACGATCTTGCCACGGGGCATGAGCCTCGGTTCCACGTGGATGCTCCCGGATCGCGACCGCCACAATCGCTCGCGCAGCGAGCTGCTGGACATGATCACTGGTCTGCTGGGCGGGCGCATCGCCGAAGATCTGGTGTTCAACGAGACCACGACCGGGGCGCGAGAAGACCTGCAGCGAGTGACGGAGTTGGCACGCGCCATGGTGTGCGAGTACGGCATGAGCGAGAAACTCGGCACGCTCACCTTCGGACGCCGACACGGCAACCCATTCCTGGGCCGAGACATCATGGAGGATCGCAACTTCAGCGAGGACGTCGCGCGGGCCATAGACCAGGAAGTGCGCGAGATCGTGGACAGCTGTCACCGCAGGGCCACGGAGATCCTGACCGCGAATCGTGACAAACTCGATGAACTGGTGAAGGCACTGCTGGAAAAGGAGACGATCGGGCGCGAAGAGTTCCTAGCAATCTTGAAGGGCGCCGTTACGCCCGAGGGCACTCGCGTCGAGGAGCGATTGGCAGGTACCGAAAGTCCGGTCACGAAGCAGGATTCGGAGCCCGAGGATGCGAGCGTGCGAATCAAGCAGGGCCGTCCCGGTTTAGAGCCCGGCCCAGCCTAG